One region of Oxalobacteraceae bacterium OTU3CAMAD1 genomic DNA includes:
- the yjfF gene encoding sugar ABC transporter permease YjfF — translation MSGAVAGAKPSHPRGLTSSPYFTSLVTVMLLAVLLVAGGAAYPGFLSLQVMFNLLIDNAFLLVIAIGMSFVILSGGIDLSVGSVLALTTMVSAWLLQTWHVPPLLVIAISLVMGAGFGAAMGAIIHYFKLQPFIVTLAGMFLARGLCYLISINSITIEDPFFVAMSQTQVPVLGGFLSPGALIALAMLAVAIYVAHCTPFGRAIYAVGGNEQSALMMGLRVARTKVLIYAFSGFCAALAGVLFSFYMLSGYGLHAQGTELDAIAAVVIGGTLLTGGYGYVAGALSGVLVLGTIQTLIAFDGTLSSWWTKIVIGGLLFVFCVVQRLMAIGATAKK, via the coding sequence ATGAGCGGCGCCGTCGCCGGCGCCAAGCCTTCCCACCCGCGCGGCCTGACCTCTTCGCCGTATTTCACCTCGCTGGTGACGGTGATGCTGCTGGCGGTGCTGCTGGTGGCCGGCGGCGCCGCCTATCCGGGTTTCCTGTCGCTGCAGGTGATGTTCAACCTGTTGATCGACAACGCCTTCCTGCTGGTGATCGCCATCGGCATGAGCTTTGTGATCCTCTCGGGCGGCATCGACCTGTCGGTCGGCTCGGTGCTGGCGCTGACGACAATGGTGTCGGCCTGGCTGCTGCAAACATGGCACGTGCCGCCGCTGCTGGTGATCGCCATCTCACTAGTGATGGGCGCCGGCTTCGGCGCGGCCATGGGCGCCATCATCCATTATTTCAAGCTGCAACCGTTCATCGTCACCTTGGCCGGCATGTTCCTGGCGCGCGGGCTGTGCTACCTGATCAGCATTAACTCGATCACCATCGAGGACCCGTTCTTCGTCGCCATGTCGCAGACGCAGGTGCCGGTGCTGGGCGGTTTCCTGTCGCCGGGCGCGCTGATCGCGCTGGCGATGCTGGCCGTCGCCATCTATGTCGCTCACTGCACGCCGTTCGGCCGCGCCATCTACGCCGTCGGCGGCAACGAGCAGTCGGCGCTGATGATGGGACTGCGCGTGGCGCGCACCAAGGTCCTGATCTACGCGTTCAGCGGCTTTTGCGCGGCGCTGGCCGGCGTGCTGTTCTCGTTCTATATGCTGTCCGGTTACGGCCTGCATGCGCAGGGCACGGAGCTGGACGCCATCGCGGCGGTCGTCATCGGCGGCACCTTGCTGACCGGCGGCTACGGCTATGTCGCCGGCGCGCTGTCCGGCGTGCTGGTGCTCGGGACCATCCAAACGCTGATCGCCTTCGACGGCACCCTCAGCTCGTGGTGGACCAAGATCGTCATCGGCGGTCTGCTGTTTGTATTCTGCGTCGTGCAGCGCCTGATGGCGATTGGCGCGACCGCAAAAAAATAA